In Aphelocoma coerulescens isolate FSJ_1873_10779 chromosome 3, UR_Acoe_1.0, whole genome shotgun sequence, a single window of DNA contains:
- the GEN1 gene encoding flap endonuclease GEN homolog 1 isoform X1: MGVTYLWQILEPVRQPVNLSSLRGKTLAVDLSLWVCEAQTVKKMIGVVTKPHLRNLFFRFSFFTSMGIKLVFVMEGEAPRLKADTMSKRNEMRYGPSKKVGAARTGRSLFKAMLKECLELLECLGVPWVQAAGEAEAMCAYLNAKGHVDGCITNDGDVFLYGAQTVYRNFAMNAKDPHLDCYTMSSIKEKLGCDRESLIGLAVLLGCDYLPKGIPGVGKEQALKLIETLRGQNLLQRFEQWKEQFQYDDNPPLVVKRVIHCSECHHPGSYKEHEHNGCKICETVRCCKPSDSKHCCPCAWHQLERVKQANAVEDSIRKKAKSCEGFPFSEVIQEFLVNKNKLISIKECQRPNLLSFQIFASEKMEWTKHYACKKLLALLTCYDMIQRKSGYIDSKQLQAIRIVKTRIKNGSPCFEIEWQKPEHYVDPEDEPVELFVVTIEEESLFQAAYPDVVALYREEKSEVLQKKQKKRKDRPEEKELPNACDEVTNLLSQINLKPTNRILPVKHSMSNTKAPSEDQTQQRSTGSKDAALAAASCLTAVHMPASAALADSSVPSQSTKYSEISSSVPAGLQLSSIDGKGPSFSTSPAHRGDDHDPAADLTTCIKHSHPLGRETVRNSSEYSDVAQSDMHSDSEDDLFSNVAMGQLQEWSLSEQILKKAPIPSQPLSEDVMQLESLKCFKQAKETLHPDRNYVSSSCQLNKPVQESKNVLSENSACESSVHIYPDEYKKADILAEMVQKGPYISSSTSLAFSGRTTETLHPGCDMLPASQKPADATGCHIKEACIETTWKASSKKSVCQNRCSSSEDSDEGHVDKILIYEQQKRQLNPGQFKKCFTEKRSSVVTSKRTNSDSALTIKGKKKTTSLKKDVNSFSVQVSPKPASVQEVNCSQSPEQPVERLGSDPTQQDKRAVLTYAWADSPLPLSERLKGRIKIN, from the exons ATGGGAGTGACTTATCTGTGGCAAATCCTTGAGCCTGTGAGACAGCCTGTCAACCTGAGTAGTCTCAGAGGGAAAACGCTTGCTGTTGATTTAAGCTTGTGGGTTTGTGAAGCACAGACTGTTAAAAAGATGATTGGAGTAGTTACCAAGCCACATCTCAG AAACCTATTTTTTCGGTTCTCTTTCTTTACATCAATGGGAATTAAACTAGTGTTTGTCATGGAAGGAGAGGCCCCCAGGTTGAAAGCAGACACCATGAGCAAGAGGAATGAGATGCGCTATGGACCTTCAAAGAAAGTTGGAGCTGCAAGAACAGGGAGATCTTTATTTAAAGCCATGTTAAAAGAG TGTCTTGAACTGctggagtgtttaggtgtccctTGGGTTCAAGCAGCTGGAGAAGCAGAGGCAATGTGTGCATACCTAAATGCAAAAGGACATGTTGATGGCTGCATTACCAATGATGGAGATGTTTTCTTGTATGGAGCTCAAACAGTTTATAGGAACTTTGCCATGAATGCTAAG GATCCACATCTTGACTGTTACACAATGTCCTCTATTAAGGAGAAACTTGGTTGTGACAGAGAGTCTTTGATTGGGCTAGCAGTTCTTCTGGGCTGTGATTATCTTCCAAAG GGGATTCCAGGAGTTGGGAAGGAACAAGCTTTAAAGTTAATTGAAACTCTGCGAGGTCAAAACTTACTGCAAAG GTTTGAGCAGTGGAAGGAACAATTTCAGTATGATGATAATCCACCTTTGGTTGTTAAAAGGGTAATTCACTGTTCAGAGTGCCATCATCCAG GATCTTACAAGGAACATGAGCACAATGGATGTAAAATCTGTGAAACTGTGAGATGCTGCAAACCCAGTGACTCCAAACACTGCTGCCCTTGTGCATGGCATCAGTTGGAGCGAGTGAAACAAGCAAATGCAGTGGAGGACAGTATCAGAAA AAAAGCCAAGAGTTGTGAGGGCTTTCCATTCTCTGAG GTTATCCAAGAGTTTCTTGTAAACAAGAACAAATTGATCAGCATAAAGGAATGTCAAAGGCCAAATTTATTGTCCTTTCAG ATATTTGCTTCAGAAAAAATGGAATGGACCAAACATTATGCTTGTAAGAAGCTGTTAGCACTGTTGACATGTTATGATATGATCCAGAGAAAATCTGGATACATTGACTCAAAACAGCTGCAGGCAATACG GATTGTTAAGACACGTATTAAAAATGGAAGTCCTTGTTTTGAAATTGAATGGCAAAAACCAG aaCATTATGTTGATCCAGAAGATGAGCCTGTGGAGTTGTTTGTAGTCACAATAGAAGAAGAGTCTTTGTTTCAGGCTGCTTATCCTGATGTCGTTGCCCTCTATCGAGAAGAAAAGTCAGAAGTTcttcagaagaaacagaaaa aaaggaaagacagaccagaagaaaaggaattacCAAATGCTTGCGATGAAGTTACTAATCTTCTGTCTCAAATTAATTTAAAGCCGACAAACAGAATTCTTCCTGTGAAACACTCCATGTCAAATACAAAAGCTCCCTCAGAAGACCAGACCCAGCAGAGAAGTACTGGATCAAAAGATGCAGCATTAGCTGCAGCTTCCTGCCTAACAGCAGTTCACATGCCAGCATCAGCTGCTCTTGCTGACTCATCTGTGCCCTCACAAAGCACTAAATATTCAGAGATATCATCCTCTGTACCAGCTGGTCTGCAGCTGAGCAGTATTGATGGGAAAGGACCCTCCTTCAGCACTTCACCAGCCCATCGGGGTGATGACCATGATCCAGCAGCTGACTTAACCACATGCATAAAACACTCACATCCACTAGGTCGTGAAACAGTAAGAAATAGCTCAGAATATTCAGATGTTGCACAGTCTGATATGCATTCAGATAGTGAAGATgatttgttttcaaatgttGCTATGGGACAACTTCAGGAGTGGTCTTTAAGTGAGCAAATACTGAAGAAGGCTCCCATTCCCTCACAGCCTTTATCTGAAGATGTAATGCAACTGGAGtctttgaaatgttttaaacaAGCAAAAGAAACATTGCATCCTGATAGGAACTACGTCTCTTCCTCATGTCAATTAAATAAACCAGTGCAGGAAAGTAAAAATGTTCTCTCAGAAAACTCTGCATGTGAATCCAGCGTGCATATCTATCCAGATGAGTACAAAAAAGCTGACATCCTGGCTGAAATGGTGCAAAAAGGCCCTTACATAAGCAGTTCAACATCTCTAGCCTTCAGTGGGCGAACAACAGAGACTCTTCATCCTGGGTGTGACATGCTTCCAGCATCTCAAAAGCCAGCAGATGCAACTGGTTGTCACATTAAAGAAGCCTGTATTGAAACTACTTGGAAAGCTTCTTCTAAAAAGAGTGTCTGTCAGAACAGATGCTCTTCTAGCGAAGACAGTGATGAGGGGCACGTGGATAAAATCCTGATTTATGAGCAGCAGAAAAGGCAACTGAACCCTGGCcagtttaaaaaatgttttaccGAGAAAAGGAGTAGTGTTGTTACTAGCAAAAGGACAAACAGTGACTCAGCCCTTACAATTAAGGGGAAGAAGAAAACTACCAGTTTAAAGAAAGATGTTAATAGCTTCTCAGTTCAGGTATCTCCAAAACCAGCCTCTGTACAGGAAGTTAATTGTTCCCAAAGTCCAGAGCAACCAGTTGAGAGATTGGGTTCTGATCCCACACAGCAGGACAAAAGGGCTGTTCTGACTTACGCATGGGCAGACAGTCCCCTTCCCCTCTCTGAAAGACTGAAAGGAAGAATCAAAATCAATTAG
- the GEN1 gene encoding flap endonuclease GEN homolog 1 isoform X2, translating to MEGEAPRLKADTMSKRNEMRYGPSKKVGAARTGRSLFKAMLKECLELLECLGVPWVQAAGEAEAMCAYLNAKGHVDGCITNDGDVFLYGAQTVYRNFAMNAKDPHLDCYTMSSIKEKLGCDRESLIGLAVLLGCDYLPKGIPGVGKEQALKLIETLRGQNLLQRFEQWKEQFQYDDNPPLVVKRVIHCSECHHPGSYKEHEHNGCKICETVRCCKPSDSKHCCPCAWHQLERVKQANAVEDSIRKKAKSCEGFPFSEVIQEFLVNKNKLISIKECQRPNLLSFQIFASEKMEWTKHYACKKLLALLTCYDMIQRKSGYIDSKQLQAIRIVKTRIKNGSPCFEIEWQKPEHYVDPEDEPVELFVVTIEEESLFQAAYPDVVALYREEKSEVLQKKQKKRKDRPEEKELPNACDEVTNLLSQINLKPTNRILPVKHSMSNTKAPSEDQTQQRSTGSKDAALAAASCLTAVHMPASAALADSSVPSQSTKYSEISSSVPAGLQLSSIDGKGPSFSTSPAHRGDDHDPAADLTTCIKHSHPLGRETVRNSSEYSDVAQSDMHSDSEDDLFSNVAMGQLQEWSLSEQILKKAPIPSQPLSEDVMQLESLKCFKQAKETLHPDRNYVSSSCQLNKPVQESKNVLSENSACESSVHIYPDEYKKADILAEMVQKGPYISSSTSLAFSGRTTETLHPGCDMLPASQKPADATGCHIKEACIETTWKASSKKSVCQNRCSSSEDSDEGHVDKILIYEQQKRQLNPGQFKKCFTEKRSSVVTSKRTNSDSALTIKGKKKTTSLKKDVNSFSVQVSPKPASVQEVNCSQSPEQPVERLGSDPTQQDKRAVLTYAWADSPLPLSERLKGRIKIN from the exons ATGGAAGGAGAGGCCCCCAGGTTGAAAGCAGACACCATGAGCAAGAGGAATGAGATGCGCTATGGACCTTCAAAGAAAGTTGGAGCTGCAAGAACAGGGAGATCTTTATTTAAAGCCATGTTAAAAGAG TGTCTTGAACTGctggagtgtttaggtgtccctTGGGTTCAAGCAGCTGGAGAAGCAGAGGCAATGTGTGCATACCTAAATGCAAAAGGACATGTTGATGGCTGCATTACCAATGATGGAGATGTTTTCTTGTATGGAGCTCAAACAGTTTATAGGAACTTTGCCATGAATGCTAAG GATCCACATCTTGACTGTTACACAATGTCCTCTATTAAGGAGAAACTTGGTTGTGACAGAGAGTCTTTGATTGGGCTAGCAGTTCTTCTGGGCTGTGATTATCTTCCAAAG GGGATTCCAGGAGTTGGGAAGGAACAAGCTTTAAAGTTAATTGAAACTCTGCGAGGTCAAAACTTACTGCAAAG GTTTGAGCAGTGGAAGGAACAATTTCAGTATGATGATAATCCACCTTTGGTTGTTAAAAGGGTAATTCACTGTTCAGAGTGCCATCATCCAG GATCTTACAAGGAACATGAGCACAATGGATGTAAAATCTGTGAAACTGTGAGATGCTGCAAACCCAGTGACTCCAAACACTGCTGCCCTTGTGCATGGCATCAGTTGGAGCGAGTGAAACAAGCAAATGCAGTGGAGGACAGTATCAGAAA AAAAGCCAAGAGTTGTGAGGGCTTTCCATTCTCTGAG GTTATCCAAGAGTTTCTTGTAAACAAGAACAAATTGATCAGCATAAAGGAATGTCAAAGGCCAAATTTATTGTCCTTTCAG ATATTTGCTTCAGAAAAAATGGAATGGACCAAACATTATGCTTGTAAGAAGCTGTTAGCACTGTTGACATGTTATGATATGATCCAGAGAAAATCTGGATACATTGACTCAAAACAGCTGCAGGCAATACG GATTGTTAAGACACGTATTAAAAATGGAAGTCCTTGTTTTGAAATTGAATGGCAAAAACCAG aaCATTATGTTGATCCAGAAGATGAGCCTGTGGAGTTGTTTGTAGTCACAATAGAAGAAGAGTCTTTGTTTCAGGCTGCTTATCCTGATGTCGTTGCCCTCTATCGAGAAGAAAAGTCAGAAGTTcttcagaagaaacagaaaa aaaggaaagacagaccagaagaaaaggaattacCAAATGCTTGCGATGAAGTTACTAATCTTCTGTCTCAAATTAATTTAAAGCCGACAAACAGAATTCTTCCTGTGAAACACTCCATGTCAAATACAAAAGCTCCCTCAGAAGACCAGACCCAGCAGAGAAGTACTGGATCAAAAGATGCAGCATTAGCTGCAGCTTCCTGCCTAACAGCAGTTCACATGCCAGCATCAGCTGCTCTTGCTGACTCATCTGTGCCCTCACAAAGCACTAAATATTCAGAGATATCATCCTCTGTACCAGCTGGTCTGCAGCTGAGCAGTATTGATGGGAAAGGACCCTCCTTCAGCACTTCACCAGCCCATCGGGGTGATGACCATGATCCAGCAGCTGACTTAACCACATGCATAAAACACTCACATCCACTAGGTCGTGAAACAGTAAGAAATAGCTCAGAATATTCAGATGTTGCACAGTCTGATATGCATTCAGATAGTGAAGATgatttgttttcaaatgttGCTATGGGACAACTTCAGGAGTGGTCTTTAAGTGAGCAAATACTGAAGAAGGCTCCCATTCCCTCACAGCCTTTATCTGAAGATGTAATGCAACTGGAGtctttgaaatgttttaaacaAGCAAAAGAAACATTGCATCCTGATAGGAACTACGTCTCTTCCTCATGTCAATTAAATAAACCAGTGCAGGAAAGTAAAAATGTTCTCTCAGAAAACTCTGCATGTGAATCCAGCGTGCATATCTATCCAGATGAGTACAAAAAAGCTGACATCCTGGCTGAAATGGTGCAAAAAGGCCCTTACATAAGCAGTTCAACATCTCTAGCCTTCAGTGGGCGAACAACAGAGACTCTTCATCCTGGGTGTGACATGCTTCCAGCATCTCAAAAGCCAGCAGATGCAACTGGTTGTCACATTAAAGAAGCCTGTATTGAAACTACTTGGAAAGCTTCTTCTAAAAAGAGTGTCTGTCAGAACAGATGCTCTTCTAGCGAAGACAGTGATGAGGGGCACGTGGATAAAATCCTGATTTATGAGCAGCAGAAAAGGCAACTGAACCCTGGCcagtttaaaaaatgttttaccGAGAAAAGGAGTAGTGTTGTTACTAGCAAAAGGACAAACAGTGACTCAGCCCTTACAATTAAGGGGAAGAAGAAAACTACCAGTTTAAAGAAAGATGTTAATAGCTTCTCAGTTCAGGTATCTCCAAAACCAGCCTCTGTACAGGAAGTTAATTGTTCCCAAAGTCCAGAGCAACCAGTTGAGAGATTGGGTTCTGATCCCACACAGCAGGACAAAAGGGCTGTTCTGACTTACGCATGGGCAGACAGTCCCCTTCCCCTCTCTGAAAGACTGAAAGGAAGAATCAAAATCAATTAG